A stretch of Pseudobdellovibrionaceae bacterium DNA encodes these proteins:
- a CDS encoding flagellin FliC produces MGLRIATNVMSLNAQKSLGGTNRAMATSMERLASGFRINKAADDAAGLAISENLRALTRGLRQANRNANDGISLVQVAEGSLNETSNMLIRLRELAVQSSSDTIGDTERKFLDVEYQQLKSEIQRITESTEFNGYDLLNGSGGVIDIQVGVHNDPFKDRISFNASAANASLEALGLVAETIASKQGAQMSLDVVDSALTSVNAIRANFGALQNRLVSTSQNLLVADENFSAANSRIRDADIAAETAEMTRNNIMLQAGISVLGQANNAQQMALKLLS; encoded by the coding sequence ATGGGATTAAGAATTGCGACGAACGTGATGTCATTGAATGCGCAGAAGAGCTTGGGTGGTACGAACCGCGCCATGGCGACCTCCATGGAGCGACTCGCTTCCGGGTTCCGCATCAACAAGGCCGCCGACGATGCGGCCGGACTCGCGATCAGCGAAAACCTACGTGCCTTGACCCGCGGTCTACGCCAAGCCAACCGTAACGCGAACGACGGTATCTCGCTCGTTCAGGTGGCGGAAGGTTCGCTCAACGAAACTTCGAATATGTTGATTCGCCTGCGGGAACTCGCGGTCCAGTCCTCTTCGGATACGATTGGCGATACGGAACGTAAGTTCCTCGATGTGGAATACCAACAGCTCAAGTCCGAGATTCAGCGTATCACCGAGTCGACCGAGTTTAACGGATACGATCTGCTGAATGGATCGGGCGGCGTGATCGACATTCAAGTCGGCGTCCATAACGATCCGTTTAAGGATCGGATCTCGTTCAATGCTTCGGCGGCGAACGCTTCACTCGAAGCCTTGGGCCTGGTCGCCGAGACCATCGCTTCCAAGCAAGGGGCGCAGATGAGCCTCGATGTCGTGGATAGCGCGCTGACTTCGGTCAACGCGATTCGCGCGAACTTCGGTGCCCTGCAAAACCGTCTGGTTTCGACATCACAGAACTTGCTTGTCGCCGATGAGAATTTCTCGGCCGCGAACTCGCGGATTCGTGATGCCGATATTGCCGCCGAAACGGCCGAGATGACCCGGAACAACATCATGCTGCAGGCGGGGATTTCGGTTCTCGGCCAAGCGAACAACGCCCAGCAAATGGCCTTGAAGCTGCTGAGCTGA
- a CDS encoding L,D-transpeptidase, whose protein sequence is MGKLLIALTLLLSLNAFAEVADRVIVEKGAKTLKLMKGDKVLKSYRVSLGRNSPDGPKEREGDMRTPEGRYRITAHSKHSDFFFSLRVSYPNKNDVEKAKSLGVDPGGDIMIHGLPDLKSWERWGLPKDWADYRVVKWHYLINWTAGCIAVTNSEVKEIAKLVPVGTEIEIQP, encoded by the coding sequence ATGGGAAAACTGCTGATCGCCCTGACCCTTTTGTTGTCGCTCAATGCTTTCGCCGAAGTCGCCGATCGCGTAATCGTCGAAAAAGGCGCGAAGACATTGAAACTCATGAAGGGCGACAAAGTCCTGAAGTCTTATCGCGTTTCTTTGGGACGGAATTCACCGGATGGACCGAAAGAACGCGAAGGCGACATGCGCACGCCGGAAGGCCGCTACCGCATCACCGCCCATAGCAAGCACAGCGATTTCTTTTTTTCGTTGCGGGTCTCCTACCCGAACAAAAACGACGTCGAAAAAGCGAAAAGTCTGGGCGTCGATCCGGGTGGCGACATCATGATCCACGGACTGCCGGACCTGAAGTCCTGGGAGCGCTGGGGACTTCCGAAGGACTGGGCCGACTACCGCGTGGTTAAGTGGCACTATCTGATCAATTGGACCGCGGGCTGCATCGCCGTGACGAATTCGGAAGTGAAGGAAATCGCGAAACTCGTACCCGTCGGTACCGAAATCGAAATTCAGCCGTGA
- a CDS encoding M48 family metallopeptidase: MKLHPYLFAVALAFTTVVACSTSPTGRRQLMAVNDKEMDQMGFQAFEEIKKKQKISHDPAQNQYVKCITNAIVAVAPDSQGWEVVVFQDDSANAFALPGKKIGVHTGLLKVARTQDQVAAVLGHEVGHVMARHSAERVSADAVSGLGMSIAGAIGSIFVDPNSNAFKLGMGALGVGVQFGAVMPYGRAHESEADVIGLDLMAQAGFNPQDSVQLWKNMAEGSKGSPPEFLSTHPSNETRIQGLQAKMAPALQKYQAAQAAGRRPACRL, from the coding sequence ATGAAGTTGCACCCGTATTTGTTCGCCGTCGCTCTTGCTTTCACCACCGTCGTCGCTTGCTCCACCTCACCGACCGGACGTCGCCAGTTAATGGCGGTCAACGACAAAGAGATGGATCAAATGGGCTTTCAAGCCTTCGAAGAGATCAAGAAAAAGCAAAAGATCTCGCACGATCCCGCGCAGAACCAATACGTGAAATGCATCACTAACGCCATCGTGGCCGTCGCCCCCGACAGTCAAGGCTGGGAGGTCGTCGTTTTCCAAGACGACTCGGCCAATGCCTTCGCGCTGCCCGGAAAAAAGATCGGCGTGCACACCGGACTTTTGAAAGTCGCGCGCACGCAAGATCAGGTGGCGGCGGTGCTCGGTCATGAGGTGGGTCACGTCATGGCCCGCCACTCGGCCGAACGCGTGTCGGCGGATGCCGTTTCGGGTCTGGGGATGAGTATCGCCGGAGCCATCGGCAGCATCTTCGTGGATCCGAATTCGAACGCGTTCAAGCTGGGCATGGGCGCTTTGGGCGTCGGCGTGCAATTCGGCGCGGTCATGCCTTACGGACGCGCGCACGAATCCGAAGCCGACGTCATCGGCCTCGATCTGATGGCGCAGGCGGGATTCAACCCGCAAGACAGCGTGCAGCTCTGGAAGAACATGGCGGAAGGAAGCAAAGGCTCACCCCCCGAGTTCTTGTCCACGCATCCATCGAACGAAACGCGCATCCAGGGCCTGCAAGCGAAAATGGCCCCCGCCCTGCAAAAGTACCAGGCCGCGCAAGCGGCGGGCCGTCGTCCCGCCTGCCGTCTTTAA
- a CDS encoding LysR family transcriptional regulator: MSHLTYELSILAKAVPHRNLSLAAVHVGLSQPQLSRLIQKLEAELKVVLLDRSSRRKSGWTQVALDLSAAFHRGLGRLEAEVMSVTRQADIDELRVGTLEGLAPIAMSFADQFFHKMNIKRIELDVYEYRDLDSLFLSGQLDLIFTARIPSKQKFKYNIEVGYQQHDVVSQDKNYLVLSPFEWTQSGPADLEGFNQYLVSNSLQIRAKWLEDYGGTGTLPVDAKRGKGKGYYSVHLLGNDLLSMNLWEQIEEIARSF, encoded by the coding sequence ATTTCGCACCTGACCTACGAGCTCTCGATTTTGGCTAAGGCCGTTCCCCACCGCAATCTGTCCCTCGCGGCCGTGCACGTGGGGCTTAGCCAGCCCCAGCTCTCGCGTTTAATTCAGAAACTCGAAGCCGAGTTGAAAGTCGTTTTACTCGACCGCTCCTCGCGCCGGAAATCGGGTTGGACGCAGGTCGCGCTGGATCTTTCCGCGGCTTTTCATCGGGGCCTGGGACGTTTGGAAGCCGAAGTGATGTCGGTGACCCGCCAAGCCGACATCGATGAACTGCGCGTCGGCACGCTAGAGGGGCTCGCGCCCATCGCGATGAGCTTCGCGGATCAATTCTTCCACAAAATGAACATCAAACGCATCGAGCTGGATGTTTACGAGTACCGTGATCTCGACTCGCTTTTCCTTTCGGGCCAACTGGATTTGATCTTCACCGCGCGTATCCCTTCGAAACAAAAGTTCAAATACAACATCGAGGTCGGCTACCAGCAGCACGATGTGGTTTCGCAAGACAAAAACTATCTGGTGCTCTCCCCCTTTGAGTGGACGCAATCGGGGCCGGCGGATCTGGAAGGATTCAACCAGTACCTCGTGAGCAATTCGTTGCAGATCCGCGCCAAGTGGCTCGAAGACTATGGCGGAACGGGCACACTTCCCGTCGACGCGAAACGCGGCAAAGGGAAGGGCTACTACTCGGTGCATCTGCTGGGGAATGATTTGCTTTCGATGAACCTCTGGGAGCAGATTGAAGAGATCGCGCGCAGCTTCTGA
- a CDS encoding AarF/ABC1/UbiB kinase family protein, translating into MPDEASAHRSVPERIRISFEELGPTFVKLGQLLASRPDLVPEEWSNEFARLHDRVQPLPFDQIDRVLREDLGEDYRSAFHSIDEEPLGSASIAQVHAAVLHDGRRVVLKVQRPGIAAKIKDDVNVLFFLADVVETYIPESKAFRPQDIVQEFFEALSIETNFIAEANNIRRFQENFRDEPKIKIPTVEMSLVTERVLCMERLDGVPLSSDRALEQGADRQDILRTGLRTYLKMVFMDGLFHGDLHAGNFLIYPDNRIGLIDFGQVGRLNSKTQSSIANMMLALSREDYERLAAEYLDLAPYSETADADALARDLRNLVAPYFGMTLRNVKLGQILMSSAGIAGAHQVSVPAELMLFFKSLIGIEGLGRRIDPDFDILSHALEFAGELVRHQYDPAKLTYELAQLTKDSKSLIASLPRQMHHWIRKVNSPGYASRIRIEEAEDLRKTFETSFHLIFLGLVIAALLLSSSVLAVFPAQQLILGLPALAVIGYTVALGLGIVAFFNYIRKA; encoded by the coding sequence ATGCCCGATGAAGCCTCGGCGCATCGTTCAGTTCCGGAAAGAATTCGTATTTCGTTCGAAGAGCTCGGCCCCACGTTCGTCAAGCTGGGGCAGCTTTTGGCGTCGCGCCCCGATTTGGTTCCGGAGGAATGGTCGAATGAATTCGCCCGCCTTCACGATCGCGTCCAGCCTTTACCCTTCGATCAGATCGACCGCGTCCTGCGCGAAGATCTCGGCGAGGACTACCGTTCGGCATTTCATAGTATCGACGAAGAGCCCCTGGGCTCGGCCAGCATCGCCCAAGTCCATGCGGCGGTCCTGCACGACGGTCGTCGCGTCGTCCTGAAAGTGCAGCGCCCGGGCATCGCCGCCAAAATCAAGGACGACGTCAACGTCCTGTTCTTCCTGGCCGACGTCGTGGAAACCTACATCCCCGAATCCAAAGCCTTCCGCCCCCAAGACATCGTGCAAGAATTTTTCGAAGCGCTCAGCATCGAAACGAACTTCATCGCGGAAGCCAACAACATCCGTCGTTTTCAAGAGAACTTCCGCGACGAGCCTAAGATCAAAATCCCCACGGTGGAAATGAGTCTGGTCACCGAACGCGTCCTGTGTATGGAACGTTTGGACGGAGTCCCCCTCAGCTCGGATCGCGCGCTGGAACAGGGCGCGGACCGCCAGGACATCTTGCGCACGGGACTGCGGACGTACTTGAAGATGGTTTTCATGGACGGATTGTTTCATGGCGATCTGCATGCCGGAAATTTTCTGATCTACCCCGACAATCGCATCGGCTTGATCGACTTCGGGCAGGTCGGCCGCCTGAATTCGAAGACCCAATCCTCGATCGCCAATATGATGCTGGCCCTTTCGCGCGAAGATTACGAGCGTCTGGCGGCCGAGTACCTGGATCTCGCGCCCTACAGCGAAACCGCCGATGCGGACGCGCTCGCGCGCGATTTGCGGAATCTCGTCGCCCCTTATTTCGGGATGACGTTGCGGAACGTGAAGCTGGGACAAATCTTGATGTCGTCCGCGGGCATCGCCGGCGCGCACCAGGTGAGCGTCCCCGCCGAGCTCATGCTGTTCTTCAAATCACTGATCGGAATCGAGGGCCTGGGTCGACGTATCGATCCCGATTTCGATATCCTAAGCCACGCCCTGGAATTCGCGGGCGAACTCGTGCGCCATCAATACGATCCCGCGAAGCTCACTTACGAACTCGCGCAGCTGACGAAAGATTCCAAGTCGCTTATCGCGAGCTTGCCCCGCCAAATGCACCACTGGATCCGCAAGGTGAACAGCCCCGGTTACGCCAGTCGCATACGGATCGAAGAAGCCGAAGATCTACGTAAAACCTTCGAAACTTCGTTTCACCTGATCTTCTTGGGCTTGGTGATCGCGGCGCTTCTGCTGAGCAGCTCGGTTCTGGCGGTTTTCCCCGCCCAGCAGCTCATCCTGGGCTTACCGGCCCTCGCGGTGATCGGCTACACGGTGGCATTGGGGCTTGGCATCGTTGCCTTCTTCAATTACATCCGTAAGGCATGA
- the rnr gene encoding ribonuclease R: MKFKTPRSNNRSGNNEKSTKTQTGRIKRHPDGFGFFIPEDPELPDVYIPRQSMDGIMTNDRVMVSVERERGGDRYRGEIIKILDRGLKTVVGTYHHLDKGGLLRDDAKGWGHDLIIPPGEDKGAKDGELVAVEITKYPDQGRFTGKVSEVIGDSMDPMNDIKRVILTQGIPSVWPDEVEREAAEIPEEVPEADKKGRRDLRKLKLITIDGATAKDFDDAIYVEQNDDGFVLYVAIADVSHYVRPDTAIDEEAYHRGTSVYFPNFVVPMLPEALSNGLCSLNPHVDRLCLVSEIHMDFQGEVQRTDFYEAIMSSAARVTYGEAQQILDGEKISKLDHVVGEIERAGQLAKLLMAKRFREGSLDLEIPEVQLVIDAGGEPIDILKSERLFAHRLIEEMMLAANVAVGKFLSQKEVPGIYRIHEPPNEEAIAKLDKFLHNFGGSVNLSQGKLQKRLTKALEEFSGKPEAQILNILALRSMSQAKYSPNNVGHFGLGFEFYTHFTSPIRRYPDLIVHRLVKALVMKNGEYRLMSEDDLATAGTMLSAAEQRSVKAERQVQAIKRARFMQKFIGQEFDGMISSVTKFGVFVLLRQFEVDGLVSLEKLGKSARDTYEFDPDQLRLVASRSGEAFEIGQMVRVRVAEADVDLGQVDFELVRGSGAKAEAKPQRSKDRPKGRMERFQIDELDLDQLPVDGDFLADDPEENVRIHVKKGGKGKKSAPPPKAGKGRSRAAKAAARTETVARETRLPKPGSLNDKRQQKRAGRNGPAPTARAAPEGRRSIAVAPPVRETPRPITTSTAGNRQKPSESSSTTPSSGGRFDPEAKLREALAKRGLTPTEALRNPESVKRLGAGGDRDSRGRRIDDDARIESRPKFQKRDDDGGRGGNDRGGGPKGKSGSGKKSSKKARGRDGGRRGRR; this comes from the coding sequence ATGAAATTCAAAACTCCACGTTCCAACAACCGGTCCGGCAACAACGAGAAATCGACGAAGACCCAAACGGGACGAATCAAACGTCACCCCGACGGCTTTGGCTTCTTTATTCCGGAAGACCCCGAACTTCCCGATGTCTATATTCCTCGTCAATCGATGGACGGAATCATGACGAACGATCGCGTGATGGTTTCCGTCGAACGCGAACGCGGTGGCGATCGTTACCGCGGCGAAATCATAAAAATCCTCGACCGCGGATTGAAAACCGTCGTCGGCACTTACCACCACTTGGATAAAGGCGGACTTCTGCGCGACGACGCTAAAGGCTGGGGACACGATCTGATCATCCCGCCCGGCGAAGACAAAGGCGCGAAAGACGGCGAGCTGGTGGCGGTGGAAATCACCAAGTATCCCGACCAGGGCCGCTTCACCGGCAAAGTCTCGGAAGTCATCGGGGACTCCATGGATCCGATGAACGACATCAAACGTGTCATCCTGACCCAAGGCATTCCTTCCGTTTGGCCCGACGAAGTCGAACGCGAAGCCGCCGAAATTCCCGAAGAAGTGCCGGAGGCCGACAAGAAAGGTCGCCGCGACCTGCGCAAGCTTAAGCTCATCACAATCGACGGCGCGACGGCGAAAGACTTCGATGACGCGATTTACGTCGAACAGAACGACGACGGTTTCGTTCTTTACGTCGCGATCGCGGACGTTAGCCATTACGTCCGTCCCGACACCGCGATCGACGAAGAGGCCTACCATCGCGGCACGAGCGTTTACTTCCCGAACTTCGTCGTGCCCATGCTGCCCGAAGCGCTCTCAAACGGACTGTGCTCTTTGAACCCGCACGTAGATCGCCTGTGCTTGGTTTCGGAAATCCACATGGACTTCCAGGGTGAAGTCCAGCGCACGGACTTCTACGAAGCCATCATGAGCAGCGCCGCGCGCGTCACCTACGGCGAGGCTCAACAAATCCTCGACGGAGAGAAAATTTCGAAACTCGATCACGTCGTCGGCGAAATCGAGCGCGCGGGACAACTCGCCAAGCTCTTGATGGCGAAACGCTTCCGTGAGGGCTCGCTGGATCTGGAAATTCCCGAAGTCCAACTTGTCATCGACGCCGGCGGAGAGCCGATCGACATTCTGAAGTCGGAGCGACTCTTCGCGCACCGCCTGATCGAAGAGATGATGCTCGCGGCGAACGTCGCCGTCGGTAAGTTCCTTTCGCAAAAAGAAGTGCCCGGGATCTACCGCATTCACGAACCGCCAAATGAAGAGGCGATCGCGAAACTCGACAAATTCCTGCACAACTTCGGCGGCAGCGTGAACCTCTCGCAAGGAAAGCTGCAAAAACGCCTGACCAAGGCTCTGGAGGAGTTCTCGGGTAAACCGGAAGCGCAGATCCTGAACATCCTGGCGCTGCGTTCGATGTCGCAAGCCAAGTACAGTCCGAATAACGTTGGTCACTTCGGATTGGGCTTCGAGTTCTACACGCACTTCACTTCACCCATTCGCCGCTATCCCGATTTGATCGTGCACCGTCTCGTTAAAGCGTTGGTCATGAAAAATGGCGAGTATCGCCTCATGAGCGAAGATGACCTCGCGACGGCGGGCACGATGCTGTCCGCGGCCGAGCAACGGTCCGTGAAAGCGGAACGCCAAGTTCAAGCCATCAAACGCGCCCGTTTCATGCAGAAGTTCATCGGCCAAGAGTTCGACGGGATGATCTCTTCCGTGACGAAGTTCGGCGTCTTCGTACTGCTTCGCCAGTTCGAAGTGGACGGCTTAGTCAGCCTGGAGAAGCTGGGCAAAAGCGCCCGCGACACCTACGAATTCGATCCCGATCAGCTGCGACTGGTGGCTTCGCGCTCGGGCGAAGCCTTCGAGATCGGTCAGATGGTCCGCGTACGGGTCGCGGAGGCCGACGTGGATTTGGGCCAAGTCGATTTCGAATTGGTCCGCGGATCCGGCGCGAAAGCCGAAGCAAAGCCCCAGCGCTCGAAAGATCGTCCCAAAGGTCGCATGGAGAGATTCCAAATCGACGAACTCGATCTGGATCAACTTCCCGTCGACGGCGACTTTTTGGCCGACGATCCCGAAGAGAACGTTCGCATTCACGTGAAAAAAGGCGGCAAAGGCAAGAAGTCGGCACCGCCACCCAAAGCGGGTAAGGGGCGCAGCCGCGCCGCCAAAGCCGCGGCACGTACGGAAACCGTCGCGCGCGAAACCCGTTTACCGAAACCGGGAAGCCTCAACGACAAGCGCCAACAAAAACGCGCGGGCCGGAACGGCCCTGCGCCCACGGCCCGGGCCGCGCCCGAAGGCCGTCGCTCTATAGCGGTCGCGCCCCCCGTTCGCGAAACGCCACGTCCGATCACCACCTCGACCGCGGGCAATCGGCAAAAGCCGAGCGAGTCGTCCAGCACGACGCCCAGCTCAGGAGGTCGCTTCGATCCCGAAGCGAAATTGCGTGAAGCCCTCGCTAAACGGGGCCTGACCCCGACCGAGGCGCTCCGGAACCCCGAATCGGTGAAGCGCTTGGGAGCCGGCGGGGACCGCGACTCCCGTGGCCGCCGAATCGATGACGACGCACGCATCGAATCACGACCGAAGTTCCAAAAACGCGATGACGACGGAGGACGCGGTGGAAATGACCGCGGCGGCGGACCGAAAGGGAAAAGCGGGTCCGGCAAGAAGTCTTCGAAAAAAGCGCGCGGTCGTGACGGTGGACGCCGGGGTCGTCGATGA
- a CDS encoding collagen-like protein, giving the protein MSANVRQEGWITMSGNMFTIEEGLEPKSYRVKLRIPDEVRFVERTDRRTLVKKRFWIDSREITDGEVVSGESYEYAFFRTPTENLASTTVHVPMDIVVESTIAHDKIEMTKPIRRLYLGPNAVIQTGSANFEMRAERLLAEPGARIETFAKGASGSQSGGQVRLFIWKGIGDLRIELRGQHGLNGAAGPAHGGRAADGAAAGTQRANHCKHMAGGGPGANGAIGNAGGAGGHGGSTGSFEIEATDNSEFKVQAVFEPGQGGAGGEGGPGQPGGHGGAGESRTVIWRERGMGPDFHGIPMVHRDECPRGPNGPAGHAGPPGARGQDGVPGGTGFFCLKVRGVCVE; this is encoded by the coding sequence ATGTCGGCGAATGTCCGCCAAGAGGGGTGGATCACGATGTCCGGAAACATGTTCACCATCGAGGAAGGCCTCGAACCCAAAAGCTACCGCGTGAAATTGCGTATCCCTGATGAGGTTCGTTTCGTTGAGCGCACCGATCGCCGCACGCTGGTGAAGAAACGTTTCTGGATCGACAGCCGCGAGATCACCGACGGCGAAGTCGTCAGCGGTGAGTCCTACGAGTACGCTTTCTTCCGCACACCCACCGAAAATCTCGCGTCGACGACCGTACACGTGCCGATGGACATCGTCGTCGAAAGCACGATCGCTCACGACAAAATCGAAATGACGAAACCGATTCGCCGCCTTTACCTGGGGCCGAACGCGGTCATCCAAACGGGAAGCGCGAATTTCGAAATGCGCGCCGAGCGTCTGCTCGCCGAACCGGGAGCGCGCATCGAAACTTTCGCGAAAGGCGCGAGCGGCAGTCAATCCGGTGGACAAGTCAGACTGTTCATCTGGAAAGGCATCGGCGACCTGCGTATCGAGTTGCGCGGACAGCATGGCCTCAACGGAGCGGCGGGTCCCGCGCACGGCGGTCGGGCGGCTGACGGCGCGGCGGCAGGCACGCAGCGGGCGAATCACTGCAAACACATGGCGGGCGGTGGTCCGGGTGCGAACGGCGCTATCGGAAATGCCGGCGGGGCCGGAGGTCACGGCGGTTCGACGGGCTCATTCGAAATCGAAGCGACGGACAACTCTGAATTCAAGGTCCAAGCGGTCTTTGAGCCGGGCCAAGGCGGCGCGGGCGGCGAGGGTGGCCCCGGTCAACCTGGCGGTCACGGAGGTGCGGGTGAAAGTCGTACGGTGATCTGGCGTGAACGCGGCATGGGGCCCGACTTTCACGGCATCCCGATGGTTCACCGCGACGAGTGTCCGCGAGGCCCGAACGGTCCCGCGGGGCACGCCGGTCCTCCCGGCGCGCGCGGTCAAGATGGAGTCCCGGGTGGCACGGGATTCTTCTGCCTTAAAGTGCGGGGCGTTTGCGTCGAGTAG
- a CDS encoding ABC transporter permease → MIAEFFLSVSRLALPLMLAAIGGLLSERAGVAQLGLEGMMLLGALTASVTALLTGSTWLALSAAMGAGVALALIQALFVLRFRSDQIIVGTALNLFVFGLAPFITKILFDTTGSPPPLAPEKMMGLEFYALAAVLIGLVLYLYYRSIWGLRLRFAGEAPEVLVSEGLSDVRIRLGALAACGLLTGLGGASLTLLISASYSPMMSAGRGFMALAAVIFGAWRPVPTLLACLFFALIDAAQIRLQGAVDVPVQFIQILPYVVTIVALAGFYQRHSTPKGMGRHG, encoded by the coding sequence TTGATCGCGGAATTCTTTCTTTCGGTCTCGCGTTTGGCGCTGCCGCTCATGCTGGCGGCGATCGGCGGCCTTTTGTCCGAACGCGCGGGCGTCGCGCAGCTGGGACTCGAAGGAATGATGTTGCTCGGCGCGCTGACCGCTTCGGTCACGGCGCTGCTGACAGGTTCCACGTGGCTGGCCCTCTCGGCGGCCATGGGCGCGGGCGTCGCGTTGGCCTTGATTCAGGCTCTGTTCGTTTTGCGTTTTCGTTCCGACCAGATCATCGTGGGCACGGCCTTGAACCTTTTCGTTTTCGGGCTCGCGCCTTTCATCACCAAAATTCTTTTCGATACGACGGGCTCACCGCCGCCACTCGCCCCCGAAAAGATGATGGGCTTGGAATTCTATGCGCTCGCCGCCGTGTTGATCGGATTGGTCCTCTATCTCTATTACCGCAGCATTTGGGGTCTGCGTCTGCGTTTCGCCGGTGAAGCCCCCGAGGTTCTCGTCAGCGAAGGCCTCTCTGACGTACGTATCCGCCTGGGAGCGCTCGCGGCCTGCGGACTCCTCACCGGCTTGGGAGGCGCAAGCCTGACGCTTCTGATTTCGGCCAGCTACTCGCCGATGATGTCGGCGGGACGCGGCTTCATGGCGCTGGCCGCCGTGATCTTCGGCGCGTGGCGACCGGTACCGACTTTGCTCGCCTGCCTGTTCTTTGCCTTGATCGACGCCGCCCAAATCCGCTTGCAGGGCGCCGTCGACGTGCCGGTCCAATTCATCCAGATCCTGCCGTACGTCGTGACAATCGTGGCGCTTGCGGGTTTTTATCAACGCCATTCAACGCCGAAAGGGATGGGTCGTCATGGGTAA
- a CDS encoding ABC transporter permease, with protein MNALLKSATGLVLGLALSLSVAAVAGESPATILRILWTSGTASPEDIALSLFYATSLMFTGLAVAISFRVGLFNIGGEGQLNMGALATSLLGLTVFTTGDFPSAIAYPVAVMAAFCGGALWGGLAGWLRAYRGSHEVVVTIMLNFIAVGLLSFFVVEKFQSSSSQNPETDLLPAFYSSMAWDPIQRWLPSSPLNISFLVALALCFFFQWFFAKTRIGFEWRAMGWNARVSEHQGLPVKRWIVVAMAVAGGIAGLVAMNDILGSSGKLRYGFSPEYGFMGIAVALLARNQPLAVIPSALLFGLLHKGAADLDMETELINRDFAKVIQAIIILSVIGCELLPLGRLKSVFNRTEAASKT; from the coding sequence ATGAACGCGCTTCTGAAATCGGCCACAGGATTGGTTTTGGGATTGGCGCTGAGTCTGTCCGTCGCGGCCGTCGCCGGCGAAAGCCCCGCGACGATTTTGCGTATCCTCTGGACGAGCGGCACCGCCTCGCCCGAAGACATCGCCCTTTCCTTGTTCTACGCGACGTCGCTCATGTTCACCGGTCTCGCGGTCGCGATCAGCTTTCGCGTGGGCCTTTTCAATATCGGTGGCGAAGGGCAGCTCAACATGGGCGCGCTCGCGACTTCGCTTTTGGGGCTCACGGTTTTCACGACGGGCGATTTCCCCTCGGCCATCGCGTACCCCGTCGCCGTCATGGCCGCCTTCTGCGGCGGCGCGCTTTGGGGCGGCCTCGCGGGTTGGCTGCGCGCCTATCGCGGCTCGCATGAGGTCGTCGTCACGATCATGCTGAACTTCATCGCGGTGGGGCTGCTGAGTTTCTTCGTCGTCGAGAAATTCCAAAGCTCATCTTCGCAAAATCCGGAAACAGATCTCCTCCCCGCCTTTTACTCGTCGATGGCTTGGGACCCGATCCAAAGATGGTTGCCGTCGAGCCCGCTCAACATCTCGTTCCTCGTCGCGCTCGCGCTTTGTTTCTTCTTTCAGTGGTTCTTCGCGAAAACACGTATAGGCTTCGAATGGCGGGCGATGGGTTGGAACGCGCGGGTCAGCGAGCACCAAGGCCTTCCCGTTAAACGCTGGATCGTGGTCGCCATGGCGGTCGCCGGCGGCATCGCGGGTTTGGTCGCGATGAACGACATCTTGGGATCGTCGGGCAAACTCCGCTACGGATTTTCACCCGAGTACGGCTTCATGGGGATCGCGGTCGCGCTGCTCGCGCGCAACCAACCGCTCGCGGTCATTCCCTCCGCGCTTCTGTTCGGGCTTTTGCATAAGGGCGCCGCGGATTTGGACATGGAAACCGAGCTCATCAATCGCGACTTCGCGAAAGTGATTCAGGCCATCATCATCTTGTCCGTCATCGGCTGCGAACTTTTGCCGCTGGGACGCCTGAAGAGCGTCTTCAATAGAACGGAGGCCGCATCGAAAACTTGA